A genomic segment from Mustela lutreola isolate mMusLut2 chromosome 15, mMusLut2.pri, whole genome shotgun sequence encodes:
- the LOC131815786 gene encoding CMRF35-like molecule 8 isoform X1: MSRRGRVPWLSWALLLLWVPGCWSLHGPTSVMSTVGGSVSVQCQYEEKFRENDKYWCRSPCVWSSVKTKGADREVRKGRVSIRDHPANLTFTVTLENLTEDDAGTYKCGIDTSVLQGYFRDRTFPVLVSVDPATTPAPRVSIAVTQVSTTTAKITTTPSPPSSGARTAVGATCSASSQEEFLPSQGPGLQVLLSLLALLLLLLGGSSLLAWRMVRRRLKSGENPKQLRSPSQQGEPHYANLELQTWPLREEPMHPRQPEVEYSTVKAPREEPYYSTVVFDFQSGGSEANSICSQRTRDEETQYSVIKKT; encoded by the exons GGCGGGGCCGGGTCCCGTGGCTGTcctgggctctgctgcttctctgggtCCCAG GTTGTTGGTCTCTGCATGGCCCCACCTCCGTGATGAGCACCGTGGGGGGATCCGTGAGCGTGCAGTGTCAGTACGAGGAGAAATTCAGAGAGAATGACAAGTACTGGTGCAGGAGCCCATGTGTGTGGAGTTCGGTAAAAACCaaaggggcagacagagaagtgAGGAAGGGCCGTGTGTCCATCAGGGACCATCCTGCAAACCTCACCTTCACAGTGACCTTGGAGAACCTCACAGAGGATGATGCTGGGACATACAAGTGTGGGATTGATACATCAGTTCTCCAAGGGTATTTTCGTGACCGCACCTTCCCAGTTTTGGTGTCGGTGGACCCAG CAACAACGCCTGCCCCACGTGTCAGCATCGCTGTAACCCAAGTGTCAACAACCACAGCTAAAATTACGACCACGCCGTCCCCGCCCTCCTCCGGGGCCCGGACCGCCGTGGGAGCCACCTGCAGTGCAAGCAGCCAGGAGGAGTTCCTGCCGAGCCAAGGCCCGGG GCTCCAAGTTCTCCTCTCCTTGTTGGCACTTCTGTTGCTTCTGCTGGGAGGCAGCTCGCTGCTGGCCTGGAGGATGGTTCGCAGACGGCTCAAAT CTGGCGAGAATCCAAAGCAACTGCGGTCCCCCAGTCAG CAAGGGGAACCCCACTATGCGAATCTGGAGCTGCAGACGTGGCCCCTTCGGGAAGAGCCCATGCACCCGAGGCAGCCAGAGGTGGAATACAGCACAGTG aagGCTCCCAGGGAAGAACCTTACTACTCGACTGTGGTATTTGACTTCCAGAGTGGGGGTTCTGAGGCCAACAGCATTTGCTCCCAGAGGACCCGGGATGAGGAGACACAGTACAGTGTGATTAAGAAGACATAA
- the LOC131815786 gene encoding CMRF35-like molecule 8 isoform X2, with protein sequence MSRRGRVPWLSWALLLLWVPGCWSLHGPTSVMSTVGGSVSVQCQYEEKFRENDKYWCRSPCVWSSVKTKGADREVRKGRVSIRDHPANLTFTVTLENLTEDDAGTYKCGIDTSVLQGYFRDRTFPVLVSVDPAKITTTPSPPSSGARTAVGATCSASSQEEFLPSQGPGLQVLLSLLALLLLLLGGSSLLAWRMVRRRLKSGENPKQLRSPSQQGEPHYANLELQTWPLREEPMHPRQPEVEYSTVKAPREEPYYSTVVFDFQSGGSEANSICSQRTRDEETQYSVIKKT encoded by the exons GGCGGGGCCGGGTCCCGTGGCTGTcctgggctctgctgcttctctgggtCCCAG GTTGTTGGTCTCTGCATGGCCCCACCTCCGTGATGAGCACCGTGGGGGGATCCGTGAGCGTGCAGTGTCAGTACGAGGAGAAATTCAGAGAGAATGACAAGTACTGGTGCAGGAGCCCATGTGTGTGGAGTTCGGTAAAAACCaaaggggcagacagagaagtgAGGAAGGGCCGTGTGTCCATCAGGGACCATCCTGCAAACCTCACCTTCACAGTGACCTTGGAGAACCTCACAGAGGATGATGCTGGGACATACAAGTGTGGGATTGATACATCAGTTCTCCAAGGGTATTTTCGTGACCGCACCTTCCCAGTTTTGGTGTCGGTGGACCCAG CTAAAATTACGACCACGCCGTCCCCGCCCTCCTCCGGGGCCCGGACCGCCGTGGGAGCCACCTGCAGTGCAAGCAGCCAGGAGGAGTTCCTGCCGAGCCAAGGCCCGGG GCTCCAAGTTCTCCTCTCCTTGTTGGCACTTCTGTTGCTTCTGCTGGGAGGCAGCTCGCTGCTGGCCTGGAGGATGGTTCGCAGACGGCTCAAAT CTGGCGAGAATCCAAAGCAACTGCGGTCCCCCAGTCAG CAAGGGGAACCCCACTATGCGAATCTGGAGCTGCAGACGTGGCCCCTTCGGGAAGAGCCCATGCACCCGAGGCAGCCAGAGGTGGAATACAGCACAGTG aagGCTCCCAGGGAAGAACCTTACTACTCGACTGTGGTATTTGACTTCCAGAGTGGGGGTTCTGAGGCCAACAGCATTTGCTCCCAGAGGACCCGGGATGAGGAGACACAGTACAGTGTGATTAAGAAGACATAA